A stretch of Mesorhizobium sp. M2A.F.Ca.ET.046.03.2.1 DNA encodes these proteins:
- the trxB gene encoding thioredoxin-disulfide reductase, translated as MNTKHAPVLIIGSGPAGYTAAIYAARAMLKPMLVAGLQQGGQLMITTDVENYPGFADPIQGPWLMSQMLAQAEHVGTDIVNDIITEVDLNVRPFRATGDSGTVYTADALIIATGAQAKWLGIPSEQTFMGFGVSACATCDGFFYRGKDVAVVGGGNSAVEEALYLSNLAKSVTVIHRRNDFRAERILRERLLAKDNVRVIWDTVVHEITGRPGKAPLPPSVEGLTLRNVVTGQESKLPVDGVFVAIGHAPAVELFVGKLKQKPNGYLWTAPDSTRTDVPGVFAAGDVTDDVYRQAVTAAGLGCMAALEAEKYLAGIEVHREAAE; from the coding sequence ATGAACACCAAACATGCGCCCGTTCTCATTATCGGTTCCGGCCCGGCCGGCTACACGGCGGCGATCTATGCCGCCCGCGCCATGCTGAAGCCGATGCTGGTCGCCGGCCTGCAGCAGGGCGGCCAGTTGATGATCACCACCGACGTCGAGAATTATCCGGGCTTCGCCGATCCGATCCAAGGACCTTGGCTGATGAGCCAGATGCTGGCGCAGGCCGAGCATGTCGGCACCGATATCGTCAACGACATCATCACCGAGGTCGACCTCAATGTGCGGCCGTTCCGCGCCACCGGCGATTCCGGCACCGTCTACACGGCGGACGCGCTGATCATCGCCACCGGCGCGCAGGCCAAGTGGCTGGGCATTCCATCCGAGCAGACCTTCATGGGCTTCGGCGTTTCGGCCTGCGCCACCTGCGACGGCTTCTTCTACCGCGGCAAGGACGTGGCGGTGGTCGGCGGCGGCAATTCCGCGGTCGAGGAAGCGCTCTATCTGTCGAACCTCGCGAAAAGCGTCACCGTCATCCATCGGCGCAACGATTTCCGTGCCGAGCGCATCCTGCGCGAGCGGCTGCTTGCGAAGGACAATGTCCGCGTCATCTGGGACACGGTGGTGCACGAGATCACCGGACGTCCGGGTAAGGCGCCGCTGCCGCCTTCCGTCGAAGGCCTGACGCTGCGCAATGTCGTGACCGGCCAGGAATCGAAGCTGCCGGTCGACGGTGTGTTCGTCGCGATCGGCCATGCGCCGGCGGTCGAGCTGTTCGTCGGCAAGCTGAAGCAGAAGCCGAACGGCTACCTGTGGACGGCACCCGATTCGACTCGCACCGACGTGCCCGGCGTGTTCGCCGCCGGCGATGTCACCGATGATGTCTACCGCCAGGCGGTGACGGCCGCGGGGCTTGGTTGCATGGCGGCACTCGAGGCGGAAAAATATCTGGCCGGCATCGAGGTTCACCGCGAAGCGGCGGAGTGA
- the waaC gene encoding lipopolysaccharide heptosyltransferase I, with translation MKVLIVKTSSMGDVIHTFPAVEDAVRNRPDISFDWCVEEPFAGIVALHPAIGVIHKVAVRRWRKRLFDGGTWREMAGLRRALRASRYDLVVDAQGLLKSALVAIQADAPIAGFDRASAREPSATLFYQRKYAVPRDLHAIERTRRLFGLALGYQPDLSALESGIVPPAGALPGVEGKTAFLLHGTSREDKKWPAEDWIGTARELADRQFTPVVTWSNEAEKKVAEAIAGAVPKTLLVAKSPLADVAAILGRSTLVIGADTGLTHLASAFGLPTVAIFLATEPGLTGPRGKFASTLLAPPGGKITPAEVMAEAERLLVLRSNAPA, from the coding sequence ATGAAAGTGCTGATCGTCAAGACATCGTCGATGGGCGATGTCATTCACACCTTTCCGGCCGTCGAGGACGCGGTGCGCAATCGTCCGGATATCAGCTTCGACTGGTGCGTGGAGGAGCCGTTTGCCGGCATCGTGGCGCTGCATCCGGCGATTGGAGTGATCCACAAGGTGGCGGTCCGGCGCTGGCGCAAGAGGCTTTTCGACGGCGGAACGTGGCGTGAGATGGCCGGGCTGCGCCGAGCACTCCGTGCCTCCCGCTACGATCTTGTCGTCGACGCGCAAGGCTTGTTGAAGTCTGCCCTGGTCGCCATCCAGGCCGACGCGCCGATTGCCGGCTTCGACCGCGCCAGCGCCCGTGAGCCTTCGGCGACGCTGTTCTATCAGCGCAAATACGCCGTGCCGCGCGATCTGCATGCCATCGAGCGCACCAGGCGGCTGTTCGGCCTGGCGCTGGGCTACCAGCCTGACCTGTCGGCGCTCGAGTCCGGCATCGTGCCGCCAGCGGGCGCGCTACCCGGCGTTGAAGGCAAAACCGCTTTCCTGCTCCACGGCACCAGCCGCGAGGACAAGAAATGGCCGGCCGAGGACTGGATCGGAACCGCGCGCGAGCTGGCCGACCGGCAATTCACGCCAGTGGTCACATGGTCGAATGAGGCGGAAAAGAAGGTGGCGGAGGCCATCGCCGGTGCCGTGCCAAAGACGTTGCTGGTTGCGAAATCGCCGCTCGCGGACGTCGCCGCGATCCTCGGCCGCTCGACGCTCGTCATCGGCGCCGACACCGGCCTCACCCACCTCGCCAGCGCCTTCGGCCTCCCGACCGTCGCCATCTTCCTGGCGACGGAGCCCGGTCTCACCGGCCCGCGCGGAAAGTTTGCATCGACCTTGCTTGCGCCGCCCGGCGGCAAGATCACGCCGGCTGAGGTGATGGCCGAGGCTGAGCGGCTGCTGGTGCTCAGATCAAACGCGCCAGCTTAG
- a CDS encoding thioesterase family protein, translating into MTSDLKPGLRHLQTLRVDDTLTVPAMTPAFAGFGDMPPVFATAFMVGFIEWACIEALRPFLGSHERTVGTHVDVSHVAATPVGMMVTADVELIAVEGRKLRFKVSCSDEGGPIGEGFHERAVIDHDKFMARVLTKSRQTGSLPQ; encoded by the coding sequence ATGACGTCCGATCTAAAGCCTGGCCTTCGCCATCTTCAAACCCTGCGGGTGGACGATACCCTGACGGTGCCTGCCATGACGCCGGCCTTTGCGGGATTCGGCGACATGCCGCCGGTATTCGCTACCGCCTTCATGGTCGGCTTCATCGAATGGGCGTGCATCGAGGCATTGCGCCCGTTCCTCGGAAGCCATGAGAGGACCGTCGGCACCCATGTCGATGTTTCCCATGTCGCCGCCACGCCTGTCGGCATGATGGTCACGGCAGATGTCGAGCTTATCGCCGTGGAAGGAAGAAAGCTGCGCTTCAAGGTGTCGTGCAGTGACGAGGGCGGACCGATCGGGGAAGGTTTCCACGAGCGCGCCGTGATCGACCATGACAAGTTCATGGCGCGTGTCTTGACCAAATCCCGGCAGACAGGTTCCTTGCCACAGTGA
- a CDS encoding SIS domain-containing protein codes for MSDLNDYLVRSAAAISAMVERDLTGEMERAVSTVVTALSQGKALLICGNGGSASDAIHIAGELVGRFLKERKAYNVIALPANAAVLTAWGNDYGFDTVFSRQVEAHGSEGAVLLAISTSGNSPSILAAAEQARMMGMTVISLTGDTGGKLAPLADILLNVPSTSTPIIQQGHLCLYHHLCEAVEARLSNG; via the coding sequence ATGTCCGATTTGAACGACTACCTGGTCCGCTCCGCGGCGGCGATCTCGGCGATGGTCGAGCGCGACCTGACCGGTGAGATGGAGCGCGCCGTGAGCACGGTCGTGACCGCGCTTTCGCAAGGCAAGGCGCTGCTGATCTGCGGCAATGGCGGCTCGGCCAGCGATGCCATCCACATCGCCGGCGAGTTGGTCGGCCGCTTCCTGAAGGAGCGCAAGGCCTACAATGTCATCGCGCTGCCGGCCAACGCCGCGGTGCTGACCGCCTGGGGCAACGATTACGGCTTCGACACCGTCTTCTCGCGCCAGGTCGAGGCGCATGGATCGGAAGGCGCGGTGCTGCTTGCCATCTCGACCAGCGGCAATTCGCCAAGCATCCTTGCCGCCGCCGAGCAGGCGCGCATGATGGGCATGACGGTGATCAGCCTTACCGGCGATACCGGCGGCAAGCTCGCGCCGCTGGCCGACATCCTGCTCAATGTGCCATCGACCTCGACGCCGATCATCCAGCAGGGGCATCTCTGCCTCTACCACCATCTGTGCGAGGCGGTCGAAGCGCGTCTCAGCAATGGCTGA
- a CDS encoding LysR family transcriptional regulator, which produces MALDWDKLRVFHAAAEAGSFTHAAETLHLSQSAISRQVSALEHDVGVALFHRHARGLVLTEQGEMLFRTAHDVLMKLETIKTRLTETKDRPSGVLRVTTTVGLGAGWLTERVQEFIELYPEISLQLILANEELDLTMRQADCAIRLRQPQQPDLIQRRLFTVHFHLYAAPSYIAKFGRPASIAELRNHRIVTFGVPVPSHLSELNWLETVGDFEGAQRVPTLQINDILSIKRAVQGGAGIAMLPDYVINKDSNLVQLLPETEVPSFDTYFAYPDAMKNQAKLHVFRDFVIAKARSWSY; this is translated from the coding sequence ATGGCGCTGGACTGGGACAAGCTACGCGTATTTCACGCAGCGGCGGAGGCTGGGTCGTTCACCCATGCCGCCGAGACGCTGCATCTGTCGCAATCGGCCATTTCGCGGCAGGTCAGCGCGCTCGAGCATGATGTCGGCGTCGCACTCTTCCACCGTCATGCGCGTGGCCTGGTGCTGACCGAGCAGGGCGAGATGCTGTTCCGCACGGCGCATGACGTGCTGATGAAGCTGGAAACCATCAAGACGCGGCTGACCGAGACCAAGGACCGGCCGTCGGGCGTGCTCCGCGTGACGACCACGGTGGGGCTGGGCGCCGGCTGGCTGACCGAGCGCGTGCAGGAATTCATCGAGCTCTATCCCGAGATCAGCCTGCAGCTGATCCTGGCCAATGAGGAGCTAGACCTCACCATGCGCCAGGCCGATTGCGCGATCCGGCTGCGCCAGCCGCAGCAGCCCGACCTTATCCAGCGGCGGCTGTTCACGGTGCATTTCCACCTCTACGCGGCGCCGTCCTACATCGCCAAGTTCGGCAGGCCGGCCTCGATCGCTGAGCTCAGGAACCATCGCATCGTCACCTTCGGCGTGCCGGTGCCTTCGCATCTGTCGGAGCTGAACTGGCTGGAGACAGTCGGCGATTTCGAAGGCGCGCAGCGGGTGCCGACGCTGCAGATCAACGACATCCTGTCGATCAAGCGGGCGGTGCAGGGCGGCGCGGGCATCGCCATGCTGCCGGACTATGTGATCAACAAGGACTCGAACCTGGTGCAGCTGCTGCCGGAGACCGAGGTGCCGTCCTTCGACACCTATTTCGCCTATCCCGATGCGATGAAGAACCAGGCGAAGCTGCACGTTTTTCGCGATTTCGTTATCGCCAAGGCGCGCAGCTGGTCTTACTGA
- a CDS encoding Lrp/AsnC family transcriptional regulator: protein MPLKADLDAIDWKILRELQSDGRMTNVELSSRVGISAPPCLRRVRRLEEAGIIRGYRALLNAPALGMDVVAFCLIGLHHQADAELKTFAERTRGWPIVRDAWMVSGESDFLLHCVASDLGTFQTFVIEELASAPNVDTVRTALTIRRVKDEGLVAFQT from the coding sequence ATGCCGCTCAAAGCCGACCTCGACGCCATCGACTGGAAGATCCTGCGTGAATTGCAGAGCGACGGGCGCATGACCAATGTCGAATTGTCGAGCCGGGTCGGCATCTCGGCGCCGCCCTGCCTGCGCCGCGTCAGGCGGCTGGAAGAAGCCGGCATCATCCGCGGTTACCGCGCGCTTCTCAACGCGCCGGCGCTCGGCATGGATGTCGTCGCCTTCTGCCTGATCGGCCTGCACCATCAGGCCGATGCCGAGTTGAAGACCTTCGCCGAACGCACGCGCGGCTGGCCGATCGTGCGCGACGCCTGGATGGTGTCGGGCGAATCCGATTTCCTGCTGCACTGCGTGGCAAGCGACCTTGGCACCTTCCAGACCTTCGTCATCGAGGAACTGGCTTCGGCCCCGAATGTGGACACGGTGCGCACCGCCTTGACCATCCGCCGCGTCAAGGATGAGGGGCTGGTGGCCTTTCAAACTTGA
- the waaF gene encoding lipopolysaccharide heptosyltransferase II, with protein sequence MAEGPTILVIGPRWVGDMVMAQCLFAALKEKHPNAAIDVLAPAWAAPLVKRMPEIRSQIDFPLMPGALEFRSRRRFGRLLRGRYDMAYVLPGSWKSALIPFFARIPHRVGNLREMRYGLLTDIVPLPEALKRRTARAYFGLARGGTFRAPKLTVDKANQADLLARFGLTGRKFVALMPGAEFGPAKRWPSDHYAGLARNMMAKGLGVVLLGSKNDAGVTGEIATLAPGAIDLAGKTRLEDAIDLIAAAKLAVSNDSGLMHVAAAVNTPIVAVYGSTSPENTPPLSERSELIWLHLSCSPCHKKVCPLGHLNCLKTLDVARVTAAADRLLKVPAAA encoded by the coding sequence ATGGCTGAAGGCCCAACGATCCTCGTGATCGGTCCACGCTGGGTGGGCGACATGGTCATGGCGCAGTGCCTGTTTGCGGCGCTGAAGGAAAAACATCCGAACGCGGCGATCGATGTGCTGGCGCCGGCCTGGGCCGCGCCTTTGGTCAAGCGCATGCCCGAGATACGCAGCCAGATCGACTTCCCGCTGATGCCGGGCGCGCTCGAATTCCGCAGCCGCAGGCGCTTCGGCCGCCTGCTGCGCGGCCGCTACGACATGGCCTATGTGCTGCCGGGAAGCTGGAAATCGGCACTGATCCCGTTCTTTGCCCGCATCCCCCATCGTGTCGGCAATTTGCGCGAAATGCGCTATGGCCTGCTGACCGACATCGTGCCGCTGCCCGAAGCGCTGAAGCGGCGCACGGCGCGCGCCTATTTCGGCCTCGCGCGCGGCGGCACGTTTCGCGCGCCGAAGCTTACCGTCGACAAGGCCAACCAAGCCGATCTGCTGGCGCGGTTCGGGCTGACGGGAAGGAAATTTGTGGCGCTCATGCCCGGCGCCGAGTTCGGCCCGGCAAAACGCTGGCCGAGCGATCACTATGCCGGGCTTGCCCGGAACATGATGGCAAAGGGTCTGGGCGTCGTGCTGCTCGGCTCGAAGAACGATGCCGGCGTGACCGGCGAGATCGCGACGCTCGCGCCCGGCGCCATCGACCTTGCCGGCAAGACGCGGCTGGAGGACGCCATCGACCTGATCGCCGCGGCAAAGCTTGCGGTCTCGAACGACAGCGGGCTGATGCATGTCGCGGCCGCCGTAAACACGCCGATCGTGGCCGTCTATGGTTCGACGTCGCCGGAAAACACGCCGCCGCTCAGCGAGCGCTCCGAACTGATCTGGCTGCATCTGTCCTGCTCGCCCTGTCACAAGAAAGTCTGCCCGCTCGGGCATCTCAACTGCCTCAAGACCCTTGATGTCGCCCGTGTCACTGCCGCGGCCGACCGCCTGCTCAAGGTTCCGGCGGCCGCATGA
- a CDS encoding isoprenylcysteine carboxylmethyltransferase family protein — MRTFSAIAGSALFLVVAPGVVAGLMPWLLTDHYRKPLATAPGFVAAGSIFVIGAAAILLHAFARFALEGLGTPAPVAPTEKLVVGGIYRHVRNPMYVAVLAIILGQVLIFSSWPVLLYGMITAAAMISFVNIYEEPTLAQRYGEEYEVYRRAVPGWLPRLTPWRGQ, encoded by the coding sequence ATGCGGACTTTTTCAGCAATCGCCGGCAGCGCCCTGTTTCTGGTCGTCGCGCCGGGCGTTGTCGCCGGACTGATGCCCTGGCTGCTGACCGACCATTATCGCAAACCTCTGGCGACTGCGCCGGGCTTCGTGGCCGCGGGCTCCATTTTCGTGATCGGAGCAGCTGCGATCCTGCTGCACGCCTTCGCCCGTTTTGCCCTCGAAGGGCTGGGCACGCCCGCCCCTGTGGCGCCGACGGAGAAACTGGTCGTGGGCGGCATCTACCGCCACGTCCGCAACCCGATGTACGTGGCTGTGCTGGCGATCATCCTCGGCCAGGTTCTGATCTTTTCAAGCTGGCCGGTGCTTCTCTATGGCATGATCACCGCGGCTGCGATGATCTCGTTCGTCAATATCTATGAAGAGCCGACGCTCGCCCAGCGCTATGGCGAAGAATATGAAGTCTACCGACGCGCCGTGCCCGGCTGGCTGCCCCGCCTCACACCCTGGCGCGGGCAGTAG
- the rfaE1 gene encoding D-glycero-beta-D-manno-heptose-7-phosphate kinase, protein MIKHNPPSPEPLHRTIARFGEVTVLVVGDFILDRFVSGVIERISPEAPIPVLHGRGEMLNMGGAGNVVSNIVSLGGAAIPVSVIGADQAGNNLMRMLSEIGVDTDGLLQRADRMTSSKSRFSALNQQVLRFDEEEIKPLTSAERAKLIDHFQAALGRADIVILSDYGKGILLDGVAGELIAICRDAGKPVLVDPKGRDYARYAGATAVTPNRKELGEAVGRKVFGDDEIVAAARDLIAAHDFEYIVATRSEKGMSVVSAEDARHISTQASEVFDVSGAGDTVIASFALSLAAGADRVHAAVIANAAGGVVVGKRGTARLNVEELSGALFRSHGPTAHTDAILDANAAARMVAAWKEEGLTVGFTNGCFDILHAGHVSLLHAARSQCDRLVLGLNSDDSVRRLKGPGRPVNNQHDRACVLAALASVDAVVVFEEDTPLKLIEALLPDVLVKGADYTIETVVGADVVQKAGGRVVLVDLVAGKSTTNTIGKLRAAN, encoded by the coding sequence ATGATCAAGCACAATCCGCCCTCTCCGGAACCTTTGCATCGCACCATCGCCCGGTTCGGCGAGGTCACCGTGCTGGTGGTCGGCGATTTCATTCTCGACCGTTTCGTCAGCGGCGTGATCGAACGCATCTCGCCGGAGGCTCCGATCCCCGTGCTGCATGGACGGGGCGAAATGCTGAACATGGGCGGCGCCGGCAATGTCGTCTCCAACATCGTTTCGCTAGGCGGGGCCGCCATACCCGTCTCGGTGATCGGCGCCGACCAGGCCGGCAACAATCTGATGCGCATGCTGAGCGAGATCGGTGTCGACACGGACGGGCTTCTGCAGCGGGCGGACCGCATGACCTCGTCGAAAAGCCGCTTCAGCGCGCTCAACCAGCAGGTGCTGCGCTTCGACGAGGAAGAGATCAAGCCGCTCACTTCCGCCGAGCGGGCGAAGCTCATCGATCATTTCCAGGCCGCGCTTGGCCGCGCCGACATCGTGATCCTTTCCGATTACGGCAAGGGCATTCTGCTCGACGGCGTCGCCGGCGAGCTGATCGCGATCTGCCGCGATGCCGGCAAGCCGGTGCTGGTCGATCCGAAGGGGCGCGATTACGCGCGCTATGCCGGCGCCACGGCAGTGACGCCGAACCGCAAGGAGCTTGGCGAGGCGGTCGGGCGCAAGGTGTTCGGCGATGACGAGATCGTGGCCGCCGCACGCGACCTGATCGCCGCGCATGACTTCGAGTATATCGTCGCCACGCGCAGCGAGAAGGGCATGAGCGTGGTCTCCGCCGAGGATGCCCGCCACATTTCCACCCAGGCCAGCGAAGTGTTCGACGTTTCCGGTGCCGGCGACACGGTCATTGCGAGCTTCGCGCTTTCGCTCGCCGCCGGCGCCGACCGGGTGCATGCCGCGGTCATCGCCAATGCGGCCGGCGGCGTCGTGGTGGGAAAACGCGGCACCGCTCGGCTGAATGTCGAGGAACTGTCCGGCGCGCTGTTCCGCTCGCATGGGCCGACGGCTCATACGGATGCCATTCTTGACGCCAATGCGGCGGCCAGGATGGTCGCCGCCTGGAAGGAAGAGGGCCTCACGGTCGGCTTCACCAATGGCTGTTTCGACATCCTGCACGCCGGCCATGTCAGCCTGCTGCATGCCGCCCGCAGCCAGTGCGACCGGCTGGTGCTCGGCCTCAACAGCGACGACTCGGTGCGCCGGCTGAAAGGGCCGGGGCGCCCGGTCAACAACCAGCATGACCGCGCCTGCGTGCTGGCAGCGCTTGCCTCGGTCGACGCCGTCGTCGTCTTCGAGGAGGATACGCCGCTCAAGCTGATCGAGGCGCTCTTGCCCGACGTCCTGGTCAAGGGCGCGGACTATACGATCGAGACCGTGGTCGGCGCCGATGTGGTGCAGAAGGCGGGCGGGCGCGTGGTGCTGGTCGACCTCGTCGCAGGCAAGAGCACGACGAACACGATCGGCAAGCTGCGTGCCGCAAACTGA
- a CDS encoding HAD family hydrolase: MAESEGFPLAGPGLWVERVGDRSFPAGRPALFLDRDGTINLDTGYPDDPATMALRDGIAPVIATANQRGIPVVVVTNQSGIARGYFGWDAFARVNGRVLDLLAEQNAFVDMVLACAYHETGTGLLAMADHPMRKPNPGMLLEAGRQLGLDLKRSLIVGDKLADMEAGQRAGLTCGWLVDGEGSMMGGLSVLPLRDATDLGGLLTAIRSL; encoded by the coding sequence ATGGCTGAGAGCGAAGGCTTTCCGCTGGCCGGGCCAGGCCTTTGGGTCGAGCGGGTTGGTGACCGGAGCTTTCCGGCCGGCCGGCCGGCGCTGTTCCTCGATCGCGACGGCACGATCAATCTGGATACCGGCTATCCCGACGATCCGGCGACCATGGCGCTGCGCGATGGCATCGCGCCGGTCATCGCGACCGCGAACCAGCGCGGCATTCCGGTCGTTGTCGTCACCAACCAGTCCGGCATCGCGCGCGGCTATTTCGGCTGGGACGCTTTCGCCCGGGTCAACGGGCGCGTGCTCGACCTGCTGGCTGAACAGAACGCGTTTGTCGACATGGTGCTGGCTTGCGCCTACCACGAGACCGGCACCGGTCTACTGGCGATGGCCGATCATCCGATGCGCAAGCCCAATCCAGGCATGCTGCTGGAGGCGGGCCGGCAGCTCGGCCTGGACTTGAAACGATCACTGATCGTCGGCGACAAGCTGGCGGATATGGAAGCCGGCCAGCGCGCCGGCCTCACGTGTGGCTGGCTTGTCGACGGCGAAGGCTCGATGATGGGCGGGCTTTCGGTGTTGCCGTTGCGCGACGCAACGGACCTTGGTGGACTGCTCACTGCGATACGATCGCTTTGA
- the rfaD gene encoding ADP-glyceromanno-heptose 6-epimerase: MIIVTGGAGMIGSNIVAALNAEGHDDIVVVDDLTDGHKIANLADLRVADYLDKDDFLAQLENGALGRIEVVFHQGACSTTTEWNGKFMMHVNYTYSKRLLHACLDLRVPFLYASSASVYGGGSEFREEPEFERPLNVYAYSKKLFDDYVRRNVDADHSQVTGLRYFNVYGPREAHKGAMASVAFHLFNQVERGENPKLFGAYGDFGPGEQSRDFIHVGDVADVNLWLWKKGQSGIFNCGTGRAQPFRAVAETVIDTLGKGEIEFIPFPDHLKGSYQSFTQADMSRLRAAGYNGQFRTVETGVRDYVEWLKAQRSS; this comes from the coding sequence ATGATCATCGTCACGGGCGGCGCCGGCATGATCGGCTCCAACATCGTCGCCGCACTCAACGCCGAGGGGCATGACGACATCGTCGTGGTCGACGATCTCACCGACGGCCACAAGATCGCCAACCTCGCCGACCTTCGCGTCGCCGACTATCTCGACAAGGACGATTTTCTCGCCCAGCTCGAGAATGGCGCGCTCGGCCGCATCGAGGTCGTCTTCCATCAGGGCGCCTGCTCGACCACCACCGAGTGGAACGGCAAGTTCATGATGCACGTGAACTACACCTATTCGAAGCGGCTCCTGCATGCCTGCCTCGACCTGCGCGTGCCCTTCCTTTATGCCTCCTCCGCATCCGTCTATGGCGGGGGCAGCGAGTTCCGCGAGGAGCCCGAGTTCGAGCGCCCGCTCAATGTCTATGCCTATTCGAAGAAACTGTTCGACGACTATGTCCGCCGCAATGTCGACGCCGATCATTCGCAGGTGACGGGGCTGCGCTACTTCAACGTCTACGGACCGCGCGAGGCGCACAAGGGCGCCATGGCGTCCGTCGCCTTCCATCTGTTCAACCAGGTCGAGCGCGGCGAAAATCCGAAACTCTTCGGCGCCTATGGCGACTTCGGCCCCGGCGAGCAGAGCCGCGACTTCATCCATGTCGGCGATGTCGCCGACGTCAATCTGTGGCTTTGGAAAAAGGGCCAGAGCGGCATCTTCAACTGCGGCACCGGTCGCGCCCAGCCGTTCCGCGCCGTCGCCGAAACGGTGATCGACACGCTGGGCAAGGGCGAGATCGAGTTCATCCCCTTTCCCGACCATCTCAAGGGCAGCTACCAGAGTTTTACGCAGGCTGATATGTCCCGCTTGCGCGCGGCCGGCTACAATGGCCAATTCCGCACAGTCGAAACCGGCGTCAGGGACTATGTCGAATGGCTGAAGGCCCAACGATCCTCGTGA